The segment GTGAAGAAATCAAATTTGTTACCTTGTTGAAAGAGCTCTAATTCTAGTCACTAATCTTGTTTTCAGCAGAACAACTGAAACATAAACCCAATCCTTTGCATCATCCAAGTAACGATAATATGAATGCCTCCATGAACGTTTGAAGAACACAACACTGCAAAACCCCCAAAAACCCATTGCAAATCCAAGTCCCATGGCAGTGTAAAACCATTTCATGAACTCATCACAATCTTCCTCACCTCCTACTGCAGGTTTACCAGGAGGTGGTCCCCCATTGAGCAATTCGGTGAAACAGGAGGACCACAAAGTCCTCTATTATGGGAAAATGATGAAGGATCAAAGCTCTGTAGTTGAGTGCTGGTTGGAATTTTTCCAGACAACTCATTGTAAGACAAGTCCAAGATACTTAGAAATGTTAATTCAGTCAAGCTCGTAGGGATGTTTCCTGAAAACTTGTTTCTTGACAGGTCAAGCACCTCTAGTTGTCTTAGATGCCCaatattttgaataaattttCCGGTTAAAAGGTTTCTTGACAAGTTCAATGCAACCAGTTCTTGAAGACTACTTAATCCTTCAGGAACCTCTCCTGTTAATTTGTTACAAGAGAGATCAATGGCTAGTGGCAGTCCAAGTTGTGGATAGTTTTGCTTTGTTCCTTTCCATGTAAGCAATGCCTCATCAACATACCTAACCTGAACCAGAGCTAACCATTCAAAAGACACTACATCTGAGAGGTGATGCTCAATTCTTCGATCTAAACTCACTTTTTCTGCCATGGAAGTGAAATTATTGAGGCATGGTGGTACAGTATCCGAAATTTTATTTACAGATAGGTCTAAGATTTGTAGATATTTCAATCCACAAAGTTGATGAGGAATCCTTCCCCAGAACTGATTCCGTTGAAGGCTAAGAGAAACCAATGATGAAAGCCTCTGGCCGATCCACATAGGTATTTCTCCTGATAATTCATTATCACTCAAGTCCAGAAATTTTAACTTGGTACAACTCTGTAAAGATGAAGGTAATTCTCCAGAGAATTTATTACCACGTAAACTGAGCATTTCAAGAGAAGTCAGAGATCCTAAGGAGCTTGGAAGTGAGCCTGAGAAACTATTATCACCCAAATTCAAAGCTGTTAAAGACGGGAAACTTCCAAAACAGTCCGGAAGCACTCCAGAAAATAGATTATTTGAGAGATCAAGCCATACTAAAAAACTTTGACCGGTAATACTACAAATTGGAGAGATTGTACCAGTAAACTTGTTTTTGGAAAGGTTGATGGTCCTCATATTCATAGAGTCTAAAGAAAAATGTGGCAATGGTCCTGAGAAATTATTAGAGCTTAGATCTAGATGTCTTACGGTGATAGATTTATTTGGAAAAGTACCACTGATCTGATTGAAAGACATGTTTATGTACTTTAATCTCTGAAATGGGTCCCAAAACCAATAGGGAAGAGAATCTGAAATTCCTGAAGCAAAAATATCAAGGATTTCGACGTCCGTTTGAGTCCGAATCCAAACTGGGAAACGAGGCCCTAACTTGCAAGAGCAAAGCTTTATTTGAATCAGTTTAAAAGTAGGAATCCATCCGGAGTAGAATTTCAAAGTCAAATAAGTGTAGGATAAATCCAACTCCTGTAAATAGGTGAAATTTGAGAAATGAGCTTCGGAAATCACAAAGAATTCCCTACAAGCCGCAAGACTTGTAGGTTGGAAACTTGTCCAATGCTTTTGCTTATGGATCCCTTTAAAAGGTTGTACCCAAGATCTAGAACCGTAATATATGGTAGTTTTACGATTTCATTCAACACGGAATCTCCCCTAACTTGATTCTCAGCTAATATCAAAAGATTATCACTCAAATGAAGTTCATTAATAGCCATCATGTTGCCGAAACCTTCTGGAATTGGACCTTTCAACTGGTTTCTTGAGAGATTAAGGGAAACAAGGTTGCGGCTAACATTAAACAGCCATGGATATATGGCAGAAGAAGGGAGATTATTAGCAGAGAGATCGAGATGGGTGAGAGATTTAGAATGGTTAGCAGAAGAAGGTGATGAAGAAGATATGCTTGGAAGATCACACTCCGTCATAACTAGTTCTTCAAGGAAAGGAAGGTGGCTAATGACTTGAGACCAATCATTTGCATTACTCAGGTTAGTGAAACTAAGATCAACCTGTTTCAAACGAGAAAGATGGGAAACCCACTCAAGTTTTCCAATACTGAACATTTTTTTGAAATTATGGCGAAACGTCATGCCTATGCTGTTGCCACCCAATCCAAGAGTCTCCAACATTGAAAGATTTCCAAGTTGAGAAGGAATTGGAGCTCCAAAATTAGCATTAGAAAGATCCAGTAATTTCAAGTTTTTCAAAGATCCAAAAAACTCTGGTATGAGACTTCCATTAAAATCATTACCGAAGAAATTTAAAGAAGTCAAATGATGTAGTTTAAGCAGTGAAGGGCTAATTGTACCTGCTACAAACCATGACCGGTACATAAAATCGAGCATTTCAACGTGTCCTGTAAGGCTGTTGCAATTGACACCATCCCAAAGACAGCACTCCTCACTTTTCCATGAAGAAAGGGCATCGTGGCCTGACGAATCCATAGCTTGAAGGTTGTGCTTAAATTCAAGTAGCGCTTTTCTCTCACTCTCTTTGCACAATAGTCTCGCACTAGCATCGGTGCATTTCTCCTGAAGAAGAAGACAAGATATTGCAAAAAATAAAACAAGTTTATGAGACCTCATACTTGACACCGTAATCATGAAATATGAAGCAAGAGGAAATGAAAttgtgttttgttgtttaaattCTGAATGCTAATAGCTGAGGAAAGTCCCCTTTATAAAGACCCAACATGAATGGAATATGAGCATTCATACTATAGGGatgtatttaattatttaagATTTGCATTAATAGAGTTGAAACATGCATTTATCATTTTCCACACTATTCAACCTTTAATGGACGACTTAGTTTCTTATTTCAGTATTAGTAAACTATAGGGTttgaattatttaatattattatataattaatgtaataaGAAAGTGTAACACCTAAATTtggtctagacgttatggccgaatataGTGATGTCGCAAATAATATGTTTAGTTATGTAAAATCGTTTCGGTTAATTAACTAACATGTTTTACCTCCATTTTTGAAAACATTAATTAATTGGTTTATTAGCCAAATTCTA is part of the Gossypium arboreum isolate Shixiya-1 chromosome 5, ASM2569848v2, whole genome shotgun sequence genome and harbors:
- the LOC108466076 gene encoding receptor-like protein EIX2, which codes for MALRKLRGNLKTRCISSIFICSDQEKCTDASARLLCKESERKALLEFKHNLQAMDSSGHDALSSWKSEECCLWDGVNCNSLTGHVEMLDFMYRSWFVAGTISPSLLKLHHLTSLNFFGNDFNGSLIPEFFGSLKNLKLLDLSNANFGAPIPSQLGNLSMLETLGLGGNSIGMTFRHNFKKMFSIGKLEWVSHLSRLKQVDLSFTNLSNANDWSQVISHLPFLEELVMTECDLPSISSSSPSSANHSKSLTHLDLSANNLPSSAIYPWLFNVSRNLVSLNLSRNQLKGPIPEGFGNMMAINELHLSDNLLILAENQVRGDSVLNEIVKLPYITVLDLGYNLLKGSISKSIGQELDLSYTYLTLKFYSGWIPTFKLIQIKLCSCKLGPRFPVWIRTQTDVEILDIFASGISDSLPYWFWDPFQRLKYINMSFNQISGTFPNKSITVRHLDLSSNNFSGPLPHFSLDSMNMRTINLSKNKFTGTISPICSITGQSFLVWLDLSNNLFSGVLPDCFGSFPSLTALNLGDNSFSGSLPSSLGSLTSLEMLSLRGNKFSGELPSSLQSCTKLKFLDLSDNELSGEIPMWIGQRLSSLVSLSLQRNQFWGRIPHQLCGLKYLQILDLSVNKISDTVPPCLNNFTSMAEKVSLDRRIEHHLSDVVSFEWLALVQVRYVDEALLTWKGTKQNYPQLGLPLAIDLSCNKLTGEVPEGLSSLQELVALNLSRNLLTGKFIQNIGHLRQLEVLDLSRNKFSGNIPTSLTELTFLSILDLSYNELSGKIPTSTQLQSFDPSSFSHNRGLCGPPVSPNCSMGDHLLVNLHVVFFKRSWRHSYYRYLDDAKDWVYVSVVLLKTRLVTRIRALSTRSD